A single region of the Mustela lutreola isolate mMusLut2 chromosome 2, mMusLut2.pri, whole genome shotgun sequence genome encodes:
- the ABCA7 gene encoding phospholipid-transporting ATPase ABCA7 isoform X1: MAFWTQLMLLLWKNFLYRRRQPVQLLVELLWPLFLFFILVAVRHSHPPLEHHECHFPNKPLPSAGTVPWLQGLICNLNNTCFPQPTPAEQPRVLSNFQDSLVSRLLADARTVLGGPSTHRTLASLGKLMSLLRAAGTTAQHQPSDRLQDLLSLTTELLGTLLGEGSLGSVPDHAQESVSSFVEAAEDLAQELLALPSLVELRALLRRPQGAGGPLEAVSEALCSARGPSIPGGPSLNWYEASHLKELVGQEPAAAQPDHGLSPACAELVGSLESHPLSRLLWRRLKPLVLGKVLFTPNTAFTRQLMAQVNRTFQELALLKDVQEVWGALGPQLFDFLNDSTNLAMMQRLLRAGDRGRTRPGGSGGQAQAKALLAFLDPHGEGYTWREAHADVGHVVGMLGRVVECVTLDKLEVVPSEAALVARALELLAERRFWAGIVFLGPEERRDLAQPRGPGHVRVKIRMDIDAVTRTNKIRDRFWDPGPAADPLTDLRYVWGGFVYLQDLLERAAVRVLSGREPRARLFLQQMPYPCFVDDAFLRVLSRSLPLFLTLAWIYSVALTVKAVVREKEARLRGTMQAMGLGRAVLWLGWFLSCLAPFLLSTALLVLVLKLGDILPYSHPAVVFLFLAAFAVATVVQSFLLTAFFSRANLAAACGGLAYFVLYLPYVLCVAWRDQLPAGGLVAASLLSPVAFGFGCESLALLEEQGEGAQWHNMGTGPAADVFSLAQVSGILLLDAALYGLATWYLEAVCPGQYGIPKPWNFPFRRSYWFGARSPKGSSPPATPKDPKVLMEEVPPGLIPGVSIRGLEKHFPGNPQPALRGLSLDFYQGQITALLGHNGAGKTTTLSILSGLFPPTRGSACILGYDVQSSMEAIRPHLGVCPQYNVLFDMLTVDEHIWFYGRLKGLSAAAVRPEQARLLQDVGLVPKSGAQTRHLSGGMQRKLSVAIAFVGGSRVVILDEPTAGVDPASRRSIWELLLKYREGRTLILSTHHLDEAELLGDRVAVVAGGRLCCCGSPLFLRRHLGSGYYLTLVKAPVSLAASSKGKPDLEESVDAGQKREPVSWGGTAGVSGLLSLVQQLVPGARLVRELPHELVLVLPYGGAVDGSFARLFWEVDQRLEELGLAGYGISDTSLEEIFLKVVQDCAAATDPEDAATGGSHRQHPGPGRTRPDVTTQLKIQPEESISEDGERALSAPETQALRGSAQPRMWGWALTRQQLRALLLKRFLLARRSRRGLFAQIVLPALFVGLALVFSLIVPPFGHYPALRLSPSLYGAQVSFFSDDAPGNPERARLLEMLLEEAGLEAPPGNGSTRMRECPAPAVCRFWVPEVPVGVAEVLTSGNWTPESPSPACRCSQPGARRLLPDCPAAAGGPPPPQALAGSGEVVQNLTGRNLSDFLVKTYPRLVRQGLKTKKWVNEVRYGGFSLGGRDPGLPSGQEVSRSVEQLLVLLDPAPGGALDRILNSLAVWAHSLDAEDSLKIWFNNKGWHAMVAFLNRANNAILRAQLPPGPARHAHSITTLNHPLNLTKEQLSEAALMASSVDVLVSICVVFAMSFVPASFTLILIEERITRAKHLQFMGGLPPTLYWLGNFLWDMCNYLVSACVVVLIFLAFQQRAYVAPANLPALLLLLLLYGWSITPLMYPASFFFSVPSTAYVVLTCVNLFIGINGSMATFVLELFSDQKLQDVSRILRQVFLIFPHFCLGRGLIDMVRNQAMADAFERLGDGQFQSPLRWEVVGKNLLAMAVQGPLFLLSTLLLQQGGRLLPQPQPGSLHPLEDEDDDVARERERVVRGDTQGDVLVLRDLTKVYRGQRTPAVDRLCLGIPPGECFGLLGVNGAGKTSTFRMVTGDTLPSGGEATLAGHSVAREPASAHRHMGYCPQSDAIFELLTGRQHLELFARLRGVPETQVAQTASLGLERLGLLQSADQPAGTYSGGNKRKLATAVALVGDPAVVFLDEPTTGMDPSSRRFLWNSLLAVVREGRSVVLTSHSMEECEALCTRLAVMVNGRFRCLGSTQHLKNRFGAGHTLTLRVPAARSESALALVGTAFPGAELREAHGSRLRFQLPPGGRCALSRVFGELAARGAEHGVEDFSVSQTTLEEVFLNFSKDQGNEEDHRPEAGGRGGPAPRPQLPGLVAGFLEDPSMAESVL; the protein is encoded by the exons ATGGCCTTCTGGACGCAGCTCATGCTGCTGCTTTGGAAGAATTTCCTGTACCGCAGGAGACAACCG gtcCAGCTCCTGGTGGAGTTGCTGtggcctctctttctcttcttcatcctGGTGGCCGTCcgccactcccaccccccacttgaGCACCACGAAT GCCATTTCCCCAACAAGCCGCTGCCCTCGGCCGGCACCGTTCCTTGGCTCCAGGGTCTCATCTGCAACTTGAACAACACTTGCTTCCCGCAGCCCACGCCCGCCGAGCAGCCGCGCGTCCTCAGCAACTTCCAGGACTCCCT GGTCTCCCGGCTCCTGGCAGATGCCCGCACTGTCCTGGGGGGCCCCAGTACCCACAGAACGCTGGCCAGCCTGGGAAAGCTGATGTCGCTGCTGAGAGCTGCGGGCACAACAG CCCAGCATCAGCCAAGCGACCGACTGCAGGACCTCCTGTCCCTGACCACTGAGCTACTGGGGACACTGCTTGGAGAG GGGTCCCTGGGGTCTGTGCCTGACCACGCCCAGGAGTCCGTGAGCAGCTTTGTGGAGGCAGCAGAGGACCTGGCCCAGGAG CTCCTGGCACTGCCCAGCCTGGTGGAGCTACGGGCACTGCTGCGGAGACCTCAAGGAGCAGGTGGACCCCTGGAGGCTGTGTCCGAGGCCCTCTGCAGTGCCCGGGGGCCTAGTATACCCGGGGGGCCCTCCCTCAACTGGTACGAGGCCAGCCACCTGAAGGAGTTGGTGGGGCAGGAGCCAGCAGCAGCCCAGCCCGACCACGGCCTGA gccctgctTGTGCTGAGCTTGTGGGGTCCCTGGAATCTCACCCACTGTCCCGCCTGCTCTGGAGGCGTCTGAAGCCGCTGGTCCTGGGGAAAGTGCTGTTTACACCCAACACTGCCTTCACCAGGCAGCTCATggcccag gtgaACCGGACCTTCCAGGAGCTGGCTCTGCTGAAGGACGTCCAGGAAGTGTGGGGTGCGCTGGGACCCCAGCTCTTTGACTTCCTGAATGACAGCACGAACCTGGCGATGATGCAG agGCTCCTGCGagctggggacagaggaaggacgCGGCCGGGGGGATCCGGAGGTCAGGCCCAGGCCAAGGCCCTGCTGGCCTTTCTGGACCCCCACGGGGAAGGCTACACCTGGCGGGAGGCCCATGCCGACGTGGGCCACGTGGTGGGCATGCTGGGCCGCGTGGTGGAG TGTGTCACCCTGGACAAGCTGGAGGTGGTACCCTCAGAGGCCGCCCTGGTGGCAAGGGCGCTGGAGCTGCTGGCAGAGCGCCGCTTCTGGGCCGGCATCGTCTTCCTGGGGCCTGAGGAACGTCGGGACCTTGCACAGCCCCGGGGTCCCGGCCACGTGCGGGTCAAGATCCGCATGGACATCGATGCTGTCACAAGAACCAACAAGATCAGGGACAG GTTCTGGGACCCCGGCCCGGCCGCCGACCCCTTGACGGACCTGCGCTACGTGTGGGGTGGCTTCGTGTACCTGCAGGACCTGCTGGAGCGCGCGGCGGTGCGTGTGCTCAGCGGCCGCGAGCCCCGGGCCCGCCTCTTCCTGCAGCAGATGCCGTACCCCTGCTTCGTGGATGACGC GTTCCTGCGCGTCCTGAGCCGGTCGCTGCCGCTCTTCCTGACGCTGGCCTGGATCTACTCGGTGGCGCTGACGGTGAAGGCGGTGGTGCGCGAGAAGGAAGCCAGGCTGCGCGGCACCATGCAGGCCATGGGGCTGGGCCGCGCCGTGCTCTGGCTCGGCTGGTTCCTCAGCTGCCTGGCGCCCTTCCTGCTCAGCACCGCGCTGCTCGTGCTGGTGCTCAAG CTCGGGGACATCCTCCCCTACAGCCACCCGGCCGTGGTCTTCCTGTTCCTGGCGGCTTTCGCCGTGGCCACCGTGGTCCAGAGCTTCCTTCTGACCGCCTTCTTCTCCCGCGCCAACCTGGCGGCCGCCTGCGGAGGCCTCGCCTACTTCGTGCTCTACCTGCCCTATGTGCTGTGTGTGGCCTGGCGGGACCAGCTGCCTGCGGGTGGTCTGGTGGCTGCG AGCCTTCTGTCTCCTGTGGCCTTTGGGTTCGGCTGCGAGAGCCTGGCGCTGCTGGAGGAGCAGGGCGAGGGCGCGCAGTGGCACAACATGGGCACTGGGCCTGCGGCCGACGTCTTCAGCTTGGCGCAGGTTTCTGGCATTCTGCTGCTGGATGCCGCGCTCTATGGCCTCGCCACCTGGTACCTCGAGGCCGTCTGCCCAG GCCAGTACGGGATCCCCAAACCATGGAACTTTCCCTTTCGGAGGAGCTATTGGTTTGGAGCTCGTTCTCCCAAGGGTTCCTCCCCACCTGCCACCCCGAAGGACCCAAAAG TGCTGATGGAAGAGGTACCCCCGGGCCTGATCCCAGGAGTCTCCATACGGGGCCTGGAGAAGCACTTTCCCGGCAACCCGCAGCCGGCCCTGCGGGGGCTCAGCCTGGACTTCTACCAGGGCCAGATCACTGCCTTGCTGGGCCACAATGGAGCCGGCAAGACGACCACACT GTCCATCCTGAGTGGCCTCTTTCCCCCAACCCGGGGCTCCGCCTGCATCCTGGGCTATGATGTCCAGTCCAGCATGGAAGCCATCCGGCCCCACCTGGGCGTCTGCCCGCAGTACAACGTGCTGTTTGACAT GCTGACCGTGGATGAGCACATCTGGTTCTACGGGCGGCTGAAGGGTCTGAGTGCGGCTGCTGTGCGCCCCGAGCAGGCCCGTCTcctgcaggatgtggggctcgtcCCCAAGTCGGGGGCCCAGACACGCCACCTCTCTG GCGGGATGCAGAGGAAGCTCTCAGTGGCCATCGCCTTTGTGGGTGGCTCCCGGGTCGTGATCCTAGATGAGCCCACAGCTGGTGTGGACCCTGCTTCCCGGCGCAGCATTTGGGAGCTGCTGCTCAAATACCGGGAAG GTCGCACACTGATCCTTTCCACCCACCACCTGGATGAGGCAGAGCTGCTAGGAGACCGGGTGGCTGTGGTGGCGGGAGGCCGCTTGTGCTGCTGCGGTTCCCCGCTCTTCCTGCGCCGTCACCTCGGCTCCGGCTACTATCTGACGTTGGTGAAGGCTCCCGTGTCCCTGGCCGCCAGCAGCAAG gggaagccggacCTGGAGGAGAGCGTAGATGCCGGGCAGAAGAGGGAGCCGGTCAGCtggggtggcacagctg GTGTGTCCGGGCTGCTGTCCCTTGTGCAGCAGCTGGTGCCCGGGGCGCGGCTGGTGAGGGAGCTGCCCCATGAGCTGGTGCTAGTGCTGCCCTACGGGGGTGCTGTGGACGGCAGCTTTGCCAGGCTTTTCTGGGAAGTAGACCAGCGGctggaggagctggggctggCCGGCTACGGGATCTCGGACACCAGCCTGGAAGAG ATCTTCCTGAAGGTGGTACAAGATTGTGCTGCGGCCACAGACCCGGAGGATGCGGCCACAG GGGGTAGCCACAGGCAGCACCCAGGCCCAGGCCGTACTCGCCCAGATGTGACCACACAGCTCAAGATCCAACCTGAGGAGTCCATCTCGGAAGACGGGGAGCGTG cTCTGTCTGCCCCAGAGACACAGGCCCTGCGGGGCTCTGCACAGCCCCGGATGTGGGGTTGGGCACTGACCCGCCAACAGCTCCGGGCCCTGCTTCTCAAGCGCTTTCTGCTTGCCCGCCGCAGCCGCCGTGGCCTGTTTGCACAG ATCGTGCTGCCTGCCCTCTTTGTGGGGCTGGCGCTGGTGTTCAGTCTCATCGTGCCTCCTTTCGGACACTACCCGGCTCTGCGGCTCAGTCCCAGCTTGTATGGTGCCCAGGTGTCCTTCTTCAG TGACGACGCTCCTGGGAACCCAGAGCGCGCCCGCCTGCTGGAGATGCTGctggaggaggcagggctggaggcCCCCCCGGGGAACGGCTCTACCAG gatgCGCGAGTGCCCAGCGCCCGCTGTCTGCCGGTTTTGGGTTCCTGAAGTGCCCGTGGGTGTTGCTGAGGTCCTGACCAGCGGAAACTGGACCCCGGAGTCCCCGTCCCCAGCCTGCCGGTGCAGCCAGCCCGGTGCCCGGCGCCTGCTGCCCGACTGCCCTGCTGCGGCGGGTggtccccccccgccccaggcgcTGGCCGGCTCTGGGGAGGTGGTGCAGAACCTGACAGGCCGGAACCTGTCCGACTTCCTGGTGAAGACCTACCCGCGCCTGGTCAGGCAGGG CCTGAAGACCAAGAAGTGGGTGAACGAGGTCAG GTATGGGGGCTTCTCCCTGGGGGGCCGAGACCCAGGCCTGCCCTCGGGCCAGGAGGTGAGTCGCTCGGTGGAGCAGCTGCTGGTGCTGCTGGACCCCGCGCCGGGCGGGGCCCTCGACCGCATCCTGAACAGCCTCGCCGTGTGGGCTCACAGCCTCGACGCAGAGGACAGTCTCAAG ATCTGGTTCAACAACAAGGGCTGGCACGCCATGGTCGCCTTTCTCAACAGAGCCAACAACGCCATCCTCCGCGCCCAGCTGCCCCCGGGCCCTGCCCGCCACGCCCACAGCATCACCACGCTCAACCACCCCCTGAACCTCACCAAGGAGCAGCTGTCAGAGGCTGCGCT GATGGCCTCATCGGTGGACGTGCTTGTTTCCATCTGTGTGGTGTTTGCCATGTCTTTCGTCCCAGCCAGCTTCACCCTCATTCTCATAGAGGAGCGCATCACCCGGGCCAAACACCTGCAGTTTATGGGGGGCCTGCCTCCCACTCTTTACTGGCTCGGCAACTTCCTCTGGGACATG TGTAACTACTTGGTGTCAGCGTGCGTCGTCGTGCTCATCTTCCTGGCCTTCCAGCAGAGGGCGTACGTGGCCCCTGCCAACCTGCCGGCCCTCCTGCTGCTGTTACTGCTCTACGG CTGGTCGATCACGCCGCTCATGTACCctgcctccttcttcttctccgtGCCCAGCACGGCCTACGTGGTGCTCACCTGTGTCAACCTCTTCATCGGCATCAATGGCAGCATGGCCACCTTCGTGCTCGAGCTCTTCTCTGATCAG AAGCTGCAGGACGTCAGCCGGATCCTGAGACAGGTCTTCCTAATCTTCCCCCACTTCTGCCTGGGCCGGGGGCTCATCGACATGGTGCGGAACCAGGCGATGGCTGATGCCTTTGAGCGCTTGG GAGATGGGCAGTTCCAGTCACCCTTGCGCTGGGAGGTGGTCGGCAAGAATCTCTTGGCCATGGCGGTGCAGGGGCCGCTCTTCCTCCTGTCCACGCTCCTGCTGCAGCAGGGCGGACGCCTCTTGCCGCA ACCCCAGCCCGGGTCGCTGCACCCCCTGGAGGACGAGGATGACGACGTGGCCCGAGAGCGGGAACGGGTGGTCCGAGGCGACACCCAGGGGGACGTGTTGGTGCTGAGAGACCTGACCAAG GTGTACCGTGGGCAGAGGACACCAGCGGTCGACCGCCTGTGCCTGGGGATCCCCCCTGGTGAG TGTTTCGGTCTGCTGGGAGTGAATGGAGCTGGGAAAACCTCCACATTCCGCATGGTGACTGGGGACACGCTACCCAGCGGTGGGGAGGCCACACTGGCAGGCCACAG TGTGGCCCGGGAGCCGGCGTCTGCGCACCGCCACATGGGTTACTGCCCTCAGTCGGATGCCATCTTCGAGCTACTGACGGGCCGCCAGCACCTGGAGCTGTTCGCGCGCCTACGCGGTGTTCCCGAGACACAGGTTGCCCAG ACGGCGAGCCTGGGCCTGGAGCGCCTGGGGCTCCTGCAGTCCGCGGACCAACCTGCGGGCACCTACAGTGGAGGGAACAAGAGGAAGCTGGCCACAGCGGTGGCACTGGTGGGGGACCCCGCTGTGGTCTTTTTG GACGAGCCGACCACCGGCATGGACCCCAGCTCTCGGCGCTTTCTCTGGAACAGCCTCCTGGCCGTCGTGCGGGAGGGCCGCTCCGTGGTGCTTACGTCACACAG CATGGAGGAGTGCGAGGCCCTGTGCACGCGCCTGGCCGTCATGGTGAACGGGCGGTTCCGCTGTCTGGGCAGCACGCAGCACCTCAAGAACAG gttCGGAGCCGGCCACACGCTGACCCTGCGGGTGCCCGCCGCCCGGTCCGAGTCGGCGCTGGCCCTCGTGGGGACCGCGTTCCCGGGGGCCGAGCTGCGCGAGGCGCACGGCAGCCGCCTGCGCTTCCAGCTGCCGCCGGGAGGGCGCTGCGCCCTGTCCCGCGTCTTCGGGGAGCTGGCGGCGCGCGGGGCGGAGCACGGCGTGGAGGACTTCTCCGTGAGCCAGACCACCTTAGAGGAG GTATTCTTGAACTTCTCCAAGGACCAGGGGAATGAGGAGGACCACAGGCCAGAGGCCGGAGGCCGGGGAGGCCCTGCGCCACGCCCACAGCTTCCCGGACTCGTCGCTGGATTCCTGGAGGACCCCAGCATGGCCGAGTCGGTCCTCTGA